TTCACTCTAGGTTGTAGTTACAATGTACTGGGTAGTGTATGTGGTGTACACATTGCCAATGGGAGTAGCAGTGTATTCACTCTAGGTTGTAGTTACAATGTACTGGttagtgtatgtggtgtgtgggAGTAGCAGTGTATTCACTCTAGGTTGTAGTTACAATGTACTGGTTAGTGTATGTGGTGTACACATTGCCAATGAGAGTAGCAGTGTATTCACTCTATGTTGTAGTTACAATGTACTGGttagtgtatgtggtgtgtgggAGTAGCAGTGTATTCACTCTAGGTTGTAGTTACAATGTACTGGttagtgtatgtggtgtgtgggAGTAGCAGTGTATTCACTCTAGGTTGTAGTTACAATGTACTGGTTAGTGTATGTGGTATACACATTGCCAATGGGAGTAGCAGTGTATTCACTCTAGGTTGTAGTTACAATGTACTGGttagtgtatgtggtgtgtgggAGTAGCAGTGTATTCACTCTAGGTTGTAGTTACAATGTACTGGTTAGTGTATGTGGTATACACATTGCCAATGGGAGTAGCAGTGTATTCACTCTAGGTTGTAGTTACAATGTACTGGTTAGTGTATGTGGTATACACATTGCCAATGGGAGTAGCAGTGTATTCACTCTAGGTTGTAGTTACAATGTACTGGttagtgtatgtggtgtgtgggAGTAGCAGTGTATTCACTCTAGGTTGTAGTTACAATGTACTGGttagtgtatgtggtgtgtgggAGTAGCAGTGTATTCACTCTAGGTTGTAGTTACAATGTACTGGttagtgtatgtggtgtgtgggAGTAGCAGTGTATTCACTCTAGGTTGTAGTTACAATGTACTGGttagtgtatgtggtgtgtgggAGTAGCAGTGTATTCACTCTAGGTTGTAGTTACAATGTACTGGTTAGTGTATGCGGTGTTCACATTGCCAATGGGAGTATTCACTCTATGTTGTAGTTACAATGTACTGGttagtgtatgtggtgtgtgggAGTAGCAGTGTATTCACTCTAGGTTGTAGTTACAATGTACTGGTTAGTGTATGTGGTGTTCACATTGCCAACGGGAGTATTCACTCTATGTTGTAGTTACAATGTACTGGttagtgtatgtggtgtgtgggAGTAGCAGTGTATTCACTCTAGGTTGTAGTTACAATGTACTGGGTAGTGTATGTGGTGTACACATTGCCAATGGGAGTAGCAGTGTATTCACTCTAGGTTGTAGTTACAATGTACTGGTTAGTGTATGTGGTGTGCACATTGCCAATGGGAGTAGCAGTGTATTCACTCTATGTTGTAGTTACAATGTACTGGttagtgtatgtggtgtgtgggAGTAGCAGTGTATTCACTCTAGGTTGTAGTTACAATGTACTGGttagtgtatgtggtgtgtgggAGTAGCAGTGTATTCACTCTAGGTTGTAGTTACAATGTACTGGTTAGTGTATGTGGTATACACATTGCCAATGGGAGTAGCAGTGTATTCACTCTATGTTGTAGTTACAATGTACTGGttagtgtatgtggtgtgtgggAGTAGCAGTGTATTCACTCTAGGTTGTAGTTACAATGTACTGGttagtgtatgtggtgtgtgggAGTAGCAGTGTATTCACTCTAGGTTGTAGTTACAATGTACTGGTTAGTGTATGTGGTGTACACATTGCCAATGGGAGTATTCACTCTATGTTGTAGTTACAATGCACTGGttagtgtatgtggtgtgtgggAGTAACAGTGTATTCACTTTAGGTTGTAGTTACAATGTACTGGttagtgtatgtggtgtgtgggAGTAGCAGTGAATTCACTCTAGGTTGTAGTTACAATGTACTGGTTAGTGTATGTGGTATGTGGGAGTAGCAGTGTATTAACTCTAGGTTGGGGTCACTACTGGGAGAAGCGTAttgtaccccctccccccacacacacacactgtggtCTGTGTTTGTATCAAGCCTCAACTGTCACTAACTCAGTGGTAGTGCCCCCACTTGAGGTGTGATGTCATAGGTGATACAAAAATGCCACAAAGACTGATTGAGTAACTAcactaaaaaaaagttttaaaacatcttCCATCAGTTTTATATCAATGTTAAATACCATATATAGATTTAAAAACTAGCATCAGTAAAGCCTGAACTTTAGAAATAATGTTTCATAAGGTTTGACACAACCTATTATAACAAAACCAGCTTGCAATGTCATCATACTCACCCGTAATCAAATACACTAAAAAGACTGAGCAACAAACAACAATCATTTTAATCTTCAAtgttaatatactcttcaaaaaaagaaacgcaaaagggtacaaatgggttataactccgattttatgtttcctaccggttcatgctttgtgaatataaggtcattgcatgtcccaaacacattcccacggttacattcgataaaacgcagctactgtacaataaagttccaaaatgtgaatattcgcaaaaatgcagccacgtgcaaaccatgtcaccactgcacgtgcgttgtctgcacgtgcaacatgaacaccgacagtataaaagtgcagggtgttcgcttgcctggcctctgtatctggccgacagttgacaatccaggacatgccacgtctcagtgaaccgcagagaaacaatgccatcggccgactagacgcaggcgaatccagaacggccgttgccagggcattccatgtgtccccaagcaccatctccagactgtgggaccgttaccagcaacatggatcaacacgtgacctccctagatccggtcgaccacgggtcactacccccgggcaggaccgctacatccgggtacgccaccttcgggaacgattgactactgccacctccacagccgcagcaataccaggtttgcgcaggatatccgaccagaccgtacggaaccgcctacgtgaggtaggaattcgtgccagacgtccagttcgaggtgtcatcttaacaccacaacaccgtcgactccgactgcagtggtgccagattcatcgacaatggcctcaactgcgatggagacaggtgtggttcagtgacgagtcccgatttctgcttcgacgtcatgatggaagatgtcgcgtgtataggcgtcgtggtgaacgttatgcggcaaactgcgtgcaggaagtggacagattcggcgggggtagtgtcatggtgtgggcagccatctcacacactggcagaactgacctggtccacgtgcagggcaacctgaatgcacagggctacattgaccagatcctccggccacacatcgttccagttatggccaacgccaacgcagtgttccaacatgacaacgccaggcctcacacagcacgtctcacaacggctttcctacagaacaacaacattaatgtccttccttggccatcgatatcaccggatttgaacccaattgagcatctatgggacgagttggaccgacgcctccgacagcgacaaccacagccccagaccctgcccgagctggcagcagccttgcaggccgagtgggccaccatcccccgggacgtcatccgtactctggttgcttcaatgggcaggcggtgccaggcagttgtcaacacacgcggaggccacacccggtattgactccagatgaccttgaccttggtggtgtgtcctatcacttactcacaatggactagagtgaattgtgaacaatcctgcaacatttggtaattatcggactcaccattcaataattaaatcaattctccaaatgttacgacagtgtggttttgcgtttcttcttttgaagagtatattacaaTTTAAGAAAAGCAaatgatttacaaaataatgttgATACAGAATAAACAGTAACAGCATCAATTCTTTGGACTCATTATtttctgttccagccagtactccataATGGCATAGTAAAGGttaataacacaacaaaaaGTGTCTGTTATGTACAGGTTAATGAACAAATTTCCACTAGTTTCATGGCACAGTGGTGTTTTAATGTCTCCccattttaatacatgtgtacTAGTATTATAAATCAGTGATGTGAGAGGGCTCTTTTTTTACATTCTTCCATCAGATcatgcctgtcatggacacaacCTCTCACTCATTCTGAGAGTTCTACAAAGCAATATGCCGGTACACTGGACTCCGTTATTTTTACCAAACAGTATCCACACTTTCACAATGTTTTAAAGCCATCCTCACATGTAtggattttaaaatactgttgaTGATACACTAGTCCATGAGCTGAGACCCCAAATTAGACCAACTGGTACCATCCGAGGGCACCAAACTTAACTATACTTTTTCGATAGGTGTATGTATCTGGATCTCAAAACAGCATGATAGACTTTTCTGCTGGGTAGCTTAAGCTCAGAAAATTAGTTTTAGTAGAGAGGGGgtatttttctaaaatgttaataacgtttctctgtattaatctacTTATCAATATATAGATAGTTTTAATCACACAAACTGAAATGCACTTGTCAACATTCACCAGGAATTGATTTTGAACTATTCCCAGCTAACTAAGGCATTGCAACATCATtgtaatccaagatggccacatACATATAAGCAAATCATAATTTATCGCATTAGATATTTATTGAATGAATTTTAAGTGCCAAGGAATTCATTTATAACAACCTCTTGCGAACCAACATATTGCATTATCATTTCAATCCAAGATGGTCATGAAAATGGCCGCCAAGAGTAGTAAGTGGCCATTTCTTACATTCTACGTATATTCCCCAATGAATAATTTATACttcaaataaagttttttttttaatatgcaaacaTTTCATTTCTAGTAATCACTTTGTAATACAGATACAATTTCTCACTACATGAATGCAAGATTACAAAATGgttgcaaaaacaaagaaatgaccACTGTATTTGTTAAGTCTCACCTAAAACAATCATTTTGAAACCATCTGCTACGTTGTAAGGGTAAACCAAGCCTTTTCCCAAAAACATCTACATATAAATTGCTTGACATGAATCAAATAGTTCACAATGCTAACATTGCTGTGATAAATGGGTATATGCATGCAAGTCACCAGTTACTAGTGTTTATACAAAGGGTGGCCGAAAAGTTCTGGTATTAATTGCGAGTGATGTATAATACTGTACACTCATAACAGTTTGCATGTATTAGATACAATGTTTTATGCTCATATGCTGCATTTGAACCAAATACATAATCTTGTAGCATATCTCTACAGTCATCAAAGTGACTAGGTATTCTCTGTTGCTAAAAGATGGACAAAACTGGCGTCTGTGCTGTCATCAAGTATCTCCAACTGAAAGGATTAACTCCAACAGCCATCCATGCGACATTGGTATCATCTTTGTGGTATCTTTATCTTTCCTTTGTCACTATTAACAGTTCAGAGGTGGGCAGCGGAGTTCAAGAGCAGAAGAGGGCGTCGAAAATGATCCAAGACCAGGACAATCTTCAACTGACACTACCAAAGAAAATGTTAATGAAATACAAGGATGATCGACGACTCACCACACACCACATAGCTAATACAGTAGGCATTTCTCATGAGAAAGTTAAGGAATAGAATGCGTGGTTCCAATACACCTATGCACCTGTTGCTGCTATGGCTGCTTTGTATGACTGTGGCTTTGAACTTATTAATCATCCTCTGTATTCACCAGATTTGGCACCCCCAGATTTCTACCTCTTCCCAAACTTGAAGAAAAACCTGGTAAGCATTATGCAAATGTTGATATCATTTCTGCTGTGGATGACGAGGAGGAAGCCTGCAACACTAGTGTGACCCAGGCACTCAAGCATCGTTGGCAGCAGTGTGTTCGTCATAGTTAGGCTCAGAACATTTGTCATCCCTTATAGTTTTATCATTCTCATTTTCTATCTCTCtataattgatatatacttTATCCTTGCATTTTGTCGACCAAGACAATTTATCTCACAAAAGGAATAATCGTGTGACGCCAACATTTCTCACCATAACATGGCAATTACTGGTATACTAGTATGCTTCAGTTATACCTGGAAATGATTAGCCATAACCAAATGAACTTAGtggctaattattaatatgattAAAAGGATTGCAGCGGTAGTTTTAGCATTTGTCTCATAACAGCTACATTTGTCCTTCAAAATTTGGTATTGTTTTATTGAAGGCTACACCGAATTAGTTGCATAATTTCAGAGAGGATTCTTCCGATTTCTATCCAAATGATAGAGCTCCTAGCAAGAACTGCAATGGGAAACAGCAATGAAATAGGTTGCTTCCCATTTGATGACCAATGACCTTCCAGGCAGTAATAATGCTGCTATAATATAAAGAGTTACAAAAGCAAGAGTTACCAAAATTCTGTCTTTAGATGGTACAGACATTGATAAGAAGCTTTAGATCACTTCCACCAGTGACTATTCCACATGGAGTGAAACCATGCACCCTCTGAAATTGTCAGATTCAATGCagcttttaaaacatatttcgcCGACTGGGTAATATTGGTGTTAAAAGTGATGTATTTTATGTCTGTGCATTGTTATGCCACCTAAGACTGGGTGATGTATATTCAAAAGTAATAATTTTTGCTAGGCAGCAACACTTTTGTTAATATATGATATGGCAACTCCTTTTggtaatattatacatataacagaATAaccggatatatatatatatatggtactaGAAATTACAATGTTATGGCGAGAAAACATGATGTCTGACGAATTTGACAAGACAAATTGTCCTGGTCATTCAAATCTAGTGAATTATCAAGAGACAGAAAATGGGAATGATAAAACTAATTCCAAAGTCTATACCAACACATCAGTTATTGACTACGACTTGcccatttatcacagccagGTTGGCATTATAGACTTGGTCTATGATGTAACATTTCTTCTAGATAGTTTAAACTACAATGGTACACTCTTAAGACATAGAGATCAGTATAAGAATGATTATTTTAGATGACATTTTAGATAACTTGACATGTAGATACACATCTATTTTTATGCACTGAACACCCTCAAACCTTAGCAATTGGATTCAAAACGATTGTTTCAGGTGATGcatataacacatttctttggttttttgcagccattttgttaacCATCTTGAATTAtggaaacaataaaatttattagtAGAACATTAAAGCAAGAATTAAATTTCCTGCCCCCTATAAAACCCTGTATTTGaagtaaaaattattgtttgggGTAAAAGAGAATGTAAGATATAGCCATGTCTTACTCCTAACGACCATTTTCAGGGCCATGTTAGATTTAAAAGATGATGCAATATCTCAGTTAGCATCTGTTGTTAATGTATTCCTTGATGAATAAAAAACCCTCAGCTCCTAATTTCACAATCTTGCTATAGttgatgtaaaacaaaataaattaaaattttcttgTTCCGACTACTAtagtggtggccatcttggatatAAATGTTGCAATGTCTTGATTAACTGGGAGTACTTAAATATGAATCCTCTGACACCTAAAATACAGTCATGAACATCAACAGTATCGTCATTATTGATAAAGTATTGGAGATGTTTCcagtttcttttttgacagccatcttggacaccatcttgaatatttcaaaatgctcaAGGATACCAAAGTACACCTCTTGAATCCTTAATCAACATTTATGACAAATGCAAAAACCACAAAGAACATTGTGGGTACCAATCTACAAGGTTTATAAGTGCTTTAGTAAACACTAAAACACGGATTTCGCTGATTTTTCGACCACCTAaatgataaatgttaaaaagtgtGATAACTAGGTAAAGCTACCCTATTGAAAAGTCcatcatgcatttttgttttgtcctaaggcgtaataaaacaattataacagttttgtttggtGTCCTCAGATGGTACCAGTTTTTGGTCTGGCTCATGGACAACACCTACTGAGTTCTCACTTTATAAAACAGTGCCCAATGTACAGACCTTATCCAGAGTCAACCTCTATTCGGAATATTCTACGTTCATATTGAATTAGTTGAGACCAAAAGCTGAAATTTGGATGGATCACCAAACGCTTCTGTTTGACATGCCTGTACGCGTCTTCCAGTGTCTTGTGGTAATACTTCATGAGGTATGCGATACACAGACTGGCCGACTGCCTGACGCCGGCCACACAGTGCACCAGAGTTTTGCCGCCGCGTTGATGGATCTGTGCAATCTTGTCACTGACGCTGTCGAAGTAAAGGCTGAGGTTGGCGTTGGGCAGGTCGTCCACGTGGATCTGGATGCAGTCGATGCCGGGCATGTGCAGGTTGGGGATGTCCATGGTGCAGTTGATGACGTTGGTGATGTTCAGACCGCAGACTCTCTCCCCACTGACTGCAGCCGCACTGCTCAGAAACAGGTGGTCAGTTATGTGGGCAATCTGGCGATGCAAGCAGCAATCCATCAGTCACACTGCTGAAATGTTTAAATCCTTCTTCAACATACAACCCTTAAATGAAACTTGTTATTTATGTTACTTAATGAAACCATTCTGAATAGTTTTATCATGAATGCTTCAAATGTTAGCTAATATATGAAAGATGACACACAGTGAACAAAAATGGTTGCCACAATGTTCAGTTTTGACTTTtaacttcccacaggcaggatagcaaacaccatggcctttgttgaaccagttatggatcactggtctgtgcaagtggtttacacctacccattgagtcttgcggagcactcactcagggtttggagtcagtatctggattaaaaatcccatgcctcgactggtttccgaacccagtacctaccagcctgttgaccgatggcctaaccacgacgctaccgaggccggtaactgtATTTTAGATCAAATACATTAGTTTAGATGAATAACACTAATGTAATTATAATTGAAACCATGAAGtccaataaagaaaaaaagaaataataataatcaatataaaaacaaaaacaaacttaaaacattattaacaattattaattttagctCCATCAAAATCATTTAGAttcttcaattattattttaatagtcCAGTGCCAAGcttcataattatattaaaacataaaaattaaattcataaCAGTTGATCACTTATTTACATTATACCATttcaagatatatttttttgttttctggaaACCTCATGTAAATGAACTGTGATTTTGTTTAAACACTATGAGCTGAAGCTGCAAAGCCTATTTTTGTCTTTCATGTGTGTAACTACGGTACATACATCTACAAGGCTTAAAGACCTGTGTTTAAGGAAAAGAGACTTTGTAAATTGAGCCCAATAAATCCATACCTGCATTGTCTAATGAAGATAACACAGGATCAATCCACCACACAACACACAGTTATTGCTTCTCCTATTGGTGCTGGAGACTGTAATGTCAGTGACACATGAACCCAACTATTGCTTTAGGGTCATGTCAGTAACTTAACACAGAAAATATCTGGCAGCAGCAGCGTTATATGCACTGGTGTCAACAAGTCAGGTCAAAAGATGCACATAATTTAACCCAGCAGGAGATACATGCACTGGTGTTGAGGGTCATCTTCTTTGGCAAGTCTGGTGAGAGTAGAAACCCATCCTATTAGTGACCGGCCACACTGAATCGGTCAAACTGGCGGTTAAAAGTAACAATAAGCAGATTAACTGGTCAGTTTGCATGTTGGCCAGTTTTTGTGGCTGCCCAGGAATATTAGGTTAACACTTCAACAGAATTTAAATTATGGCTTGTTGATTGAGTGAAAGAGTgacggatatatatatatatacagagagagagagagagagagagagagagagagagagagagagagagagagagagagagagagagagagagagagagagagagaggggagaggtgACTTGTTGCTGCAGTGTACAGTGAATATTTATGTCACATGTCTAACTGAATCAGTTTGATTTCCTGATTGGTGATCTTGTACATGCTGCACTGGGAGAACTGAGCGTCCAAATTTGTTGATCCAAAACACCCTCTGTAATATCTTGTCTACATGTGTGCGTCTGGCAGTGTATCAAATTCTTGTAGCATGAACAAGTTTGAAGACTGATAATTAAGCATGTGTATTTACAGAGGAATATGACCAGACATTTTATTGATATTCACAGAAAAATATCCAACAAATTGACAGCATGTTACAAGGGAGGGTGGGGTACATGGCCCAGTGTTACAGTGTTCATCTGATGCACAATTGATCCCAGTTGGTGGATTCACTagtttatttctcattccagccagtgctccacaactgctgtaaaaGGCTATGGTatctactatcctgtctgtgggatgatgcatataaaagatccctttctgctaacagagtagcccatgaaatggtgacagtTTACTTTACTCTGTACTTGTTATTTGTGCAATTCTTAAACACATATCCGATGCCAAATAACCctaaatacaaatgtgttgaatacagtgctaaataaaacatttctgtctttcATTTTTACAAAGATCACTACATCAAATCAAGATGAGCTCAACGGTAAaccactcgcctgaggtgcagcaggttgtaggatcaatccctcTTGGTGACCctaattttcacccagcaatGGTGTGGACAGTCCAATCTAAAGGAATGCGgttataaaagatcgcttgctgctattTCACAGATGAAATCATTGTGGCAGCAGTGGATCTCTTTTCTCACTTGATAGATCTaatttgcaatttaaaaaactttttaaaattcaaaatttccttAAATTATGTTATGATCCGATTCATGGGCCTGAGAAGTGTGCAATTAAAAGACTTAAAATACTCTAAATTGACTAATagcccccccctccaaaaaaaaaaacaacaacaaaaaaacaaaacaacaacaaccccaaacccCAACAACCCCAGAACCCAAAAATCCACCTAAAACAAAGACCCCTCTACCCACCCCCaagttacaaaataatatttttaaacagtgcaattctcaaaaataaatattctgtaGACAAAAGTCTATTTTTTATAGTTTCGGTACACCTGATAGTTAGCAACCTGTCTGTTAATGTGCTGATCATGATGTCATATACTATAACATTTATCTTGTCCCTAAATActtacatatactcttcaaaagaagaaacgcaaaaccacattgtcgtaacatttggagaattgatttaattattgaatggtgagtccgataattaccaaatgttgcaggattgttcacaattcactctagtccattttgagtaagtgataggacacaccaccaaggtcaaggtcatctggagtcaataccgggtgtggcctccgcgtgtgttgacaactgcctggcaccgcctgcccattgaagcaaccagagtacggatgacgtcccgggggatggttgcccactcggcctgcaaggctgctgccagctcgggcagggtctggggctgtggttgtcgctgtcggaggcgtcggtccaactcgtcccatagatgctcaattgggttcaaatccggtgatatcgatggccaaggaaggacattaatgttgttgttctgtaggaaagccgttgtgagacgtgctgtgtgaggcctggcgttgtcatgttggaacactgcgttggcgttggccataactggaacgatgtgtggccggaggatctggccaatgtagccctgtgcattcaggttgccctgcacgtggaccaggtcagttctgccagtgtgtgagatggctgcccacaccatgacactacccccgccgaatctgtccacttcctgcacgcagtttgccgcataacgttcaccacgacgcctatacacgcgacatcttccatcatgacgtcggagcagaaatcgggactcgtcactgaaccacacctgtctccatcgcagatgaggccattgtcgatgaatctggcaccactgcagtcggagtcgacggtgttgtggtgttaagatgatacctcgaactggacgtctggcacgaattcctacctcacgtaggcggttccgtacggtctggtcggatatcctgcgcaaacctggtattgctgcggctgtggaggtggcagtagtcaatcgttcccgaaggtggcgtacccggatgtagcggtcctgcccgggggtagtgacccgtggtcgaccggatctagggaggtcacgtgttgatccatgttgctggtaacggtcccacagtctggagatggtgcttggggaaacatggaatgccctggcaacggccgttctggattcgcctgcgtctagtcggccgatggcattgtttctctgcggttcactgagacgtggcatgtcctgaattatcaactgtcggccagatacagaggccaggcaagagaacaccctgcacttttatactgtcggtgttcatgttgcacgtgcagacaacgcacgtgcagtggtgacatggtttgcacgtggctgcgtttttgcgaatattcacattttggaactttattgtacagtagctgcgttttatcgaatgtaaccgtgggaatgtgtttgggacatgcaatgaccttatattcacaaagcatgaaccggtaggaaacataaaatcggacttataacccatttgtacccttttgcgtttctttttttgaagagtatataataagtgtattgttattaatatataatgttcaTGATTACAAAAGGTCATGACCACCCTTTAGTAgtctttatttttctgttatgaATAAAGCTACAAAATCTGTGATGCAGAGTTTACTGTGCTAgccaaaatgaaatatatttctaaatatttgtaaataaactaAGAAATCTATCAGCCTAAACAATGTTAATATTCTACgtaaattttcaaaattaaattaataaaaatttgaaaCTTCCAAAATATCTCACTTTTAATTTGTGAAGACTGACGAAGAGAATAATAGTACCAAGATTCAGAATGgtccaatcaaaactctagaagataaagactttcaaattttctatttaatttttgtttttaaataactctaTTACTTTGTGAAAACTGCCCCTGAAAATAATTACACtgagtttttcattggatggtatggcactggcgacc
This DNA window, taken from Gigantopelta aegis isolate Gae_Host chromosome 4, Gae_host_genome, whole genome shotgun sequence, encodes the following:
- the LOC121370181 gene encoding dual specificity protein phosphatase 14-like codes for the protein MDCCLHRQIAHITDHLFLSSAAAVSGERVCGLNITNVINCTMDIPNLHMPGIDCIQIHVDDLPNANLSLYFDSVSDKIAQIHQRGGKTLVHCVAGVRQSASLCIAYLMKYYHKTLEDAYRHVKQKRLVIHPNFSFWSQLIQYERRIFRIEVDSG